One region of Ahniella affigens genomic DNA includes:
- a CDS encoding peptidylprolyl isomerase: MNRKIVLTAALALASAVFPLCAAESGKPLVANEKGASLDLTDIDAHLATIPEEARAGVMNDPERIDQILNQLLILRQASNEAKALGLDQDPIIAREMAIAGERVLFRYRMDKLKSDIQFPDFEQRAKEEYLAHKADYRSPELVDVSHILFMQDHDESDDDVKAQAEAIRKKVLKHPEDFAEFAKKYSKDSASAVIGGRLNMTPVANFVEDFAKATQSLSKEGEISPVVKSSWGYHIIQFHGRKEPETKSFEEVKPAIVERLKSEMIRQVQSDYVQNMRSLKIEANEEGIASLRTRYGTVPEVPTLPRATPAPAPAPANQ; the protein is encoded by the coding sequence ATGAACCGCAAAATTGTACTGACCGCCGCGCTCGCATTAGCGAGCGCGGTTTTTCCGCTGTGTGCCGCCGAATCCGGTAAGCCGCTGGTAGCTAATGAAAAAGGCGCTTCACTCGATCTAACAGACATCGATGCCCACCTCGCAACGATTCCCGAGGAAGCACGTGCAGGTGTCATGAACGACCCGGAGCGTATCGATCAGATTCTGAACCAGCTGCTCATCCTCCGCCAGGCTAGCAATGAGGCTAAAGCTCTAGGTCTGGACCAGGACCCGATCATTGCCCGAGAAATGGCGATCGCGGGCGAGCGTGTGTTGTTCCGATATCGAATGGACAAACTCAAATCAGATATCCAGTTTCCTGATTTCGAGCAACGTGCCAAAGAAGAGTACTTGGCACACAAGGCGGACTACCGATCTCCCGAATTGGTAGACGTGTCGCACATCTTGTTCATGCAAGATCACGACGAGAGCGATGACGACGTAAAGGCTCAGGCTGAAGCCATTCGCAAGAAGGTGCTCAAACATCCCGAAGACTTCGCCGAGTTCGCCAAAAAATACTCGAAAGACAGCGCGTCAGCTGTCATAGGTGGGCGCTTGAATATGACGCCGGTTGCCAATTTTGTCGAAGACTTCGCAAAGGCCACGCAGTCATTGTCCAAAGAAGGCGAGATTTCGCCAGTCGTGAAGTCCAGCTGGGGTTACCACATCATTCAGTTCCACGGACGTAAAGAACCTGAGACGAAGAGCTTTGAAGAAGTCAAACCTGCAATTGTGGAGCGCCTGAAGTCAGAAATGATTCGGCAGGTGCAAAGCGATTACGTCCAGAATATGCGCTCGCTGAAAATTGAAGCGAACGAAGAAGGCATCGCAAGTCTCCGCACCCGCTATGGAACAGTTCCCGAGGTTCCAACCTTGCCGCGCGCAACGCCCGCGCCGGC